The uncultured Desulfuromonas sp. genome has a segment encoding these proteins:
- a CDS encoding nitroreductase family protein, which produces MLKDLLLKNRSYRRFHADKAISEEQLTELVELTRYCGCAANLQPLRYLLSTDKERNDRIFNYLGWAGYLKDWKGPAENERPSAYIVMIGDKTISDRFDGDSGIAAQSILLGAVEKGLGGCMIGSIQKQKFREEFKIPTRFEIVMVIALGYPAEEVRLVDKEEGGDIKYWRDEAGVHYVPKRTMDHLVLKWIN; this is translated from the coding sequence ATGCTGAAAGATTTGTTGCTTAAAAATCGCAGCTATCGACGTTTCCATGCCGACAAGGCGATCAGCGAAGAGCAATTGACCGAACTGGTTGAATTGACCCGTTATTGTGGATGTGCCGCCAACCTGCAGCCGTTGCGCTATCTGCTGTCGACGGATAAAGAGCGCAATGACCGCATCTTTAATTATCTGGGCTGGGCCGGTTACCTCAAAGACTGGAAAGGGCCGGCGGAGAATGAACGCCCCAGCGCCTATATCGTTATGATTGGTGACAAGACCATCAGTGATCGTTTTGACGGTGATTCAGGGATTGCCGCCCAGAGTATTCTGCTCGGTGCGGTGGAAAAGGGCCTGGGGGGCTGCATGATCGGTTCCATTCAGAAGCAGAAGTTTCGTGAGGAATTCAAGATTCCCACCCGTTTTGAGATCGTTATGGTGATTGCTCTGGGTTATCCGGCCGAAGAGGTGCGTCTGGTCGATAAAGAGGAAGGCGGCGATATTAAATACTGGCGTGATGAGGCCGGTGTCCATTATGTGCCTAAACGCACCATGGATCATCTGGTTCTTAAATGGATCAACTGA